One Ricinus communis isolate WT05 ecotype wild-type chromosome 7, ASM1957865v1, whole genome shotgun sequence genomic region harbors:
- the LOC8266921 gene encoding cell division control protein 48 homolog C, with the protein MGAGRRRSGGGGGAGGGSGGAGRNQRMLKNHVHSCKKKFSTADDIVHHLRNQHSNYRRMELRTLTRLVNQILNASSPPPSSPYRRRRNSKVSSSCSEEDDEDEEGIFVNSSKSLRKRKRIEESEEKLLQIENDYPKKIERNQSATSTSSSESESESDSAVSTSEDGIYGERVEPEFDLMRSMLRESYSKEKEKNIEVDDASNTKTTTKIDIVNSGKGELEGESREKGKEKGKVLNSGADVEEGKGGKDGPRFRDLGGMRAVLEELEMEVFLPLYHPHVPRRLGVNPIGGILLHGPPGCGKTKLAHAIANETGVPFYKISATEVVSGVSGASEENIRELFSKAYRTAPSIVFIDEIDAIASKRENLQREMERRIVTQLLTCMDEFHRLVRPSNANSDSESTNQKPGYVLVIGATNRPDAIDPALRRPGRFDREIRLGVPDENARVEILSVLTKKCTLEGSLDLLQIARSTPGFVGADLDALVDKAGNLAMRRILSQRKSELTGECADVEYIEDWWKIPWLPEELEKLAITMADFEQAAKVVQPSSRREGFSTVPNVKWEDVGGLHSIRNEFDLHIVRRIKYPEDYQKFGVNSETGILLYGPPGCGKTLIAKAVANEAGANFIHIKGPELLNKYVGESELAVRTLFTRARTCSPCVLFFDEVDALTTKRGKEGGWVVERLLNQLLIELDGADQRPGVFIIGATNRPEVMDPAVLRPGRFGKLLYVPLPSSDDRGLILKALAKGKPIDPNVDLSTIGKMEACENLSGADLKKLMDEAAMSALVEAKGSSSDESSSTIKATHFEQALTKISPSVSHKQVKYYKVWSESFRSA; encoded by the exons ATGGGAGCAGGCAGAAGAAGATCAGGAGGCGGCGGAGGCGCAGGCGGAGGAAGCGGTGGTGCAGGCCGGAACCAAAGAATGCTTAAGAATCATGTTCATTCCTGCAAGAAAAAGTTCTCAACCGCCGATGACATCGTTCACCACCTCCGCAACCAACACTCCAACTACCGCCGCATGGAGCTCCGTACTTTAACTAGGCTCGTCAATCAAATCCTTAACGCTTCCTCACCGCCGCCATCATCACCTTATCGTCGACGCCGCAATTCCAAAGtatcttcttcttgttcagaagaagatgatgaagacGAGGAGGGAATTTTCGTCAATTCTAGTAAATCACTCAGGAAAAGAAAACGAATTGAGGAGAGCGAAGAGAAATTGCTGCAAATTGAGAATGATTATCCGAAAAAGATAGAAAGGAATCAGTCGGCAACGTCAACCTCCTCATCTGAGTCGGAGTCAGAGTCAGATTCAGCTGTTTCGACATCCGAGGACGGAATTTACGGAGAGAGAGTGGAACCAGAATTTGATTTAATGCGGTCTATGTTACGCGAAAGTTATtcgaaagagaaagaaaagaatattgaAGTAGATGATGCTAGTAATACTAAAACAACTACTAAAATTGACATTGTAAATTCAGGGAAAGGTGAACTGGAAGGAGAGAGTAGAGAGAAAgggaaagagaaaggaaaggtTTTGAATAGTGGCGCTGACGTGGAGGAGGGGAAGGGTGGGAAAGATGGGCCTAGGTTTAGGGATTTGGGAGGAATGAGAGCAGTGTTGGAGGAATTGGAGATGGAAGTGTTTTTGCCTTTGTATCATCCTCATGTGCCGCGGCGGCTTGGAGTCAATCCTATTGGTGGGATTTTACTTCATGGACCTCCTGGTTGTGGCAAGACAAAACTAGCTCATGCTATTGCTAATGAGACTGGCGTTCCCTTTTACAAGATTTCTGCTACTGAGGTCGTCTCTGGAGTTTCAG GTGCATCGGAAGAAAATATCCGAGAGCTTTTCTCCAAAGCATACAGGACTGCACCCTCAATCGTTTTCATTGATGAGATTGATGCAATTGCTTCAAAGAGGGAAAATCTACAGAGAGAGATGGAGCGAAGGATTGTAACACAATTGCTGACTTGCATGGATGAGTTTCACAGGCTTGTACGACCATCCAATGCAAATTCAGACTCAGAAAGCACTAATCAGAAACCTGGCTATGTTCTTGTAATTGGAGCTACCAACAGGCCTGATGCTATTGATCCCGCACTAAGGAGACCTGGAAGATTTGACCGTGAAATTAGGTTAGGAGTGCCGGATGAGAATGCTAGGGTTGAGATTCTTTCAGTGCTCACAAAAAAGTGTACTCTTGAGGGTTCTCTTGATCTTTTGCAAATAGCTAGGTCCACTCCAGGTTTTGTTGGAGCTGACTTGGATGCCTTGGTTGACAAGGCTGGTAATCTTGCCATGAGGAGAATCCTTTCCCAAAGAAAATCTGAGCTAACAGGAGAGTGTGCGGATGTGGAATACATCGAAGATTGGTGGAAGATACCTTGGTTGCCTGAGGAGCTTGAAAAGCTTGCTATTACAATGGCTGATTTTGAG CAAGCAGCTAAGGTGGTTCAACCCTCTTCAAGAAGAGAAGGATTTTCTACTGTTCCTAATGTGAAGTGGGAGGATGTTGGTGGGCTTCATTCTATAAGGAATGAGTTTGACCTTCATATAGTTAGGCGGATAAAATATCCTGAGGATTATCAG AAATTTGGAGTGAACTCAGAGACAGGAATTTTGCTTTATGGTCCTCCAGGCTGTGGTAAAACACTGATTGCTAAGGCTGTTGCTAATGAGGCAGGAGCTAATTTTATTCACATCAAG GGTCCTGAACTTCTGAATAAATATGTTGGAGAAAGTGAACTGGCAGTTAGAACATTATTTACTCGTGCAAGGACATGTTCACCTTGTGTACTTTTCTTCGATGAG GTGGATGCTTTGACAACGAAGCGCGGGAAAGAAGGTGGATGGGTTGTGGAGCGGCTGTTAAACCAG TTACTTATAGAGTTAGATGGCGCAGATCAGCGGCCAGGTGTTTTTATTATTGGTGCCACTAACAG ACCTGAGGTGATGGACCCTGCTGTCTTACGGCCTGGTCGGTTTGGCAAACTTCTTTATGTCCCTCTTCCTAGCTCAGATGATCGTGGGTTGATCTTAAAAGCACTTGCAAAGGGAAAGCCAATTGATCCTAATGTGGATTTGAGTACAATTGGGAAGATGGAGGCTTGTGAAAATTTAAGTGGGGCTGACCTCAAAAAGCTG ATGGATGAAGCTGCAATGTCTGCATTGGTGGAGGCAAAAGGGAGCTCCTCGGATGAGAGCTCAAGCACAATCAAGGCTACTCATTTTGAGCAAGCATTGACTAAAATTTCTCCATCTGTTTCGCACAAG CAAGTTAAATATTACAAGGTATGGTCAGAGAGCTTCAGAAGCGCATGA